ACCACCTCCTGCGCCGCCCTCCACACCGACCACCTCCGCCGCTGCCCTCCACCCCGACCACCTCTGCCACTCCGACGCAACCTCCCCCCTCCGGCTCGACCTTCCCTCCCTTCCTACGCGACCTGCGCCGCGGCACTGCCTGCATCTCGTATTTGTTACGTGCCGCAGAGATCCCACCTGCGATCTACACTCCCCGCCTCCCCAAGGACGCCGCCGGTAGAGCTTAGGCACCGCTCCCCCCGTCGCGTGCAAGCAAACGCGGACCACCTCGCGTGCCACACTGGCCACACCACAACAGCAAGGCCAATTTTGGTTCCTCATCAAGCAGCCGCCCCCCTAGAAGTTCAGAATTCTGATGGCTACATCCAACTCCAGCGAGTAGCACAGCATGACCATGCCTCCTCGGTATCCTCTCGGTGAACTTTTTTTCCCTGTATAATCGCTACTGTGATGTGCTGGACTTGTTACAATTTTGACGAGCTTGCGGCTGAATCGCCTGTATATATTTTTGTTCTACAATAGTTCAGAAGTCCACACCGACAACACCGGAATAGAGCTCTCAACCCGTCCATAAAACGGCCAGCACCGTGGCATGATGATACGCATCCGCTGCAAAGTGCAAAGCCACCGGAGGAGAAAGCTTGGCGCAGCTTTACACTTGTGACTTGTTGAGCCATGGAGTTCAAGCACCTGTGCCTGGTAAGGTTCAAGGAGGGCGTGGTGGTGGACGACATCATTGAGGAGCTCACCAAGCTCGCTGGGGAGCTTGACACCGTCAAATTCTTCGGA
The Triticum dicoccoides isolate Atlit2015 ecotype Zavitan chromosome 3A, WEW_v2.0, whole genome shotgun sequence genome window above contains:
- the LOC119271502 gene encoding stress-response A/B barrel domain-containing protein At5g22580-like, which gives rise to MEFKHLCLVRFKEGVVVDDIIEELTKLAGELDTVKFFGWGKDVLNQEALTQGFTHIFSMSFAKVEDLAACMGHEKH